The sequence CGAGCTGCAGGAGCGGATCAAGGCCGAGGTCAACGAAGCGACGGCCTATGCGGACAAAGCGCCGTATCCGTCGCCGGAGGATACGCTGCTTCACGTGTACGGGGACTGATCCCTTCATAGGTTTTTAGGAACAAGGAGGCCGACCGATGGCGGTTATCACGTATTTGGAGGGCATCCGCTCCGCGATGCAGGAGGAAATGGAGCGCGACCCCAATGTGTTTGTGCTTGGCGAGGACGTGGGCAAGGGCGGCGTCATGAACGCCACCAAAGGCTTGCGTGACTTGTACGGGGAAGACCGCGTGCTGGATACCCCCTTGTCGGAATCGGCGATCGCGGGTGTAGCCATCGGGGCGGCGATGGTCGGCATGCGGCCGATCGCGGAGATGCAGTTCGCCGATTTTATTTTTCCGGCGACCAACCAGATCATCAGCGAGGCGGCCAAAATCCGCTACCGCTCGAACAACGACTGGAATTGTCCCGTCGTGATCCGGGCGCCTTACGGGGCTACCGGGGGAGGGTCCCTGTACCATTCCCAGTGTCCGGAATCGGTCTTTTTCGGCACCCCCGGCCTCAAGATCGTCGCGCCATCGACCGCCTACGACGCGAAGGGCTTGATGATTGCCGCGATCCGGGACAACGACCCCGTCCTATATTTCGAGCATAAGAAGTGTTATTTGTCGGTCAGCGACGAGGTTCCGGAGGACGAGTACGTCGTTCCGATCGGCAAAGCGGACGTGAAGCGGGAAGGCAGCGACGTGACGGTGATCGCGTACGGCCTGGCCGTCCAGCAGACGCTGGAGGCGGCCGCCGAGCTGGAGGCCGAGGGCATCTCCACGCACGTGCTCGATCTTCGGACGCTCCAGCCGCTTGACGTGCCGGCGATTCTCGAAGCGGCCTCGCGCACCGGCAAGGTGCTGATCGTACACGAGGACAACAAGACCGGCGGCGTCGGCGCGGAAGTTGCGGCGATTATCGCGGAGGAGCTTCTTTACGATCTGGACGCGCCGATCCGGCGTCTGTGCGCCCCGGACGTGCCGGCGGTCGCCATCAATCCGGTCGCGGAGCAATTTTTCCTGTTGAATCCCGATAAAATCGCCGCCGCGATTCGCGAGCTGGCGCATTATTGACGAGAGGAGACGCCATATGAACCGACCTGTTCAAGCGGAACGTGGCACGCCCGTCACGGTGCCGCATCTTGCCGAGAGCCTCGTCTCCGCCGTTGTAGCCAAATGGATCAAGCAGCCCGGGGACCGCGTCGAGCAGTTCGACGTGCTCTGCGAGCTGTTCACGGATAAAGTAAACGTCGAGATGCCGTCGCCCGTCTCCGGGACGCTTGTGGACATTCTCGTCGGCGAAGGCGTGACGGCCGCGGTCGGCGAGACGATCTGCATCATCGCGGAGGATGACGCCGGGACGGCAGGCGGCGCCGGCTCCCCGACTGGCGCCGGCGAACCGGCGGAGGCCGGCGGAGGAGCGGCGTCCGATTCCGCGAAAGCCGACGCGAGCATGCGGGCCCGGTATTCGCCGGCGGTGCAGCGGCTTGCGGCCGAGCATCGGATCGATCTGACGAAGCTGTCCGGCAGCGGGCTGAACGGCCGCATTACGCGCAAAGACGTGGAGCGGGCCATCGCGGAGGGCACGGCGCGGAAGGACGGCGCAGGCGAGAACCGCGCTCCGCAATCGTCCGCGGCGGCCCCGGCCCCGGCTCCTGCGGCCTGGATACCGGCGAGCGAGCCGGTCGTCGGCAACATCCCGCCCGTTCCGTTGCGCACGACGGGCATTCATCTGAGCTCGAACCCGCCGCTGCCGCAGATCGAGGTGCAGTCTGCCGGGCCGTCCGCGCGGAACGAGACGTATATCGACATCACGCCGATGCGCAATCTGATTGCCAGCCGCACCCGCCAGAGCGCGACGGAGATCCCGCACGCCTGGACGATGATCGAGGTGGACGTCACCAATCTCGTGCTGCTGCGCAACCGGATCAAGGAGGAGTTCCAGCGGCAGGAAGGCATCAACATCACGTATTTGCCGTTTGTGCTGAAGGCGGTCGTCAACGCGCTCAAAGACTACCCGATCATGAACTCCGTGTGGGCGACGGATAAAATTATCGT is a genomic window of Paenibacillus thermoaerophilus containing:
- a CDS encoding alpha-ketoacid dehydrogenase subunit beta; its protein translation is MAVITYLEGIRSAMQEEMERDPNVFVLGEDVGKGGVMNATKGLRDLYGEDRVLDTPLSESAIAGVAIGAAMVGMRPIAEMQFADFIFPATNQIISEAAKIRYRSNNDWNCPVVIRAPYGATGGGSLYHSQCPESVFFGTPGLKIVAPSTAYDAKGLMIAAIRDNDPVLYFEHKKCYLSVSDEVPEDEYVVPIGKADVKREGSDVTVIAYGLAVQQTLEAAAELEAEGISTHVLDLRTLQPLDVPAILEAASRTGKVLIVHEDNKTGGVGAEVAAIIAEELLYDLDAPIRRLCAPDVPAVAINPVAEQFFLLNPDKIAAAIRELAHY
- a CDS encoding dihydrolipoamide acetyltransferase family protein; this encodes MNRPVQAERGTPVTVPHLAESLVSAVVAKWIKQPGDRVEQFDVLCELFTDKVNVEMPSPVSGTLVDILVGEGVTAAVGETICIIAEDDAGTAGGAGSPTGAGEPAEAGGGAASDSAKADASMRARYSPAVQRLAAEHRIDLTKLSGSGLNGRITRKDVERAIAEGTARKDGAGENRAPQSSAAAPAPAPAAWIPASEPVVGNIPPVPLRTTGIHLSSNPPLPQIEVQSAGPSARNETYIDITPMRNLIASRTRQSATEIPHAWTMIEVDVTNLVLLRNRIKEEFQRQEGINITYLPFVLKAVVNALKDYPIMNSVWATDKIIVKRDINLSLFVGTEDSVVGPVIKKADEKNIAGLAREIDTLTKKARSGKLTLDDMQGGTFTVNNTGAFGSILSYPIINYPQAAILTFESIVKRPVVINDMIAVRSMVNMCLSLDHRILDGVICGRFLQRVKENLESYGPDTKLY